A genomic stretch from Cydia amplana chromosome 1, ilCydAmpl1.1, whole genome shotgun sequence includes:
- the LOC134647222 gene encoding uncharacterized protein LOC134647222, which produces MAATRLWTTGFLLHAAFILLSGASPETRCYWCGPLAEQVHRSRRSAACGASDHITVCEPGYNYCAVVATSPPRVESRYCVKVYQDECYPVYCNSTKTWKMTCPCRGDLCNGPNTEREDEAFALLPKLVAKTHNARIKKRTANAAPHLIKHERKTRIISNEDAVIHNMSNLSSNEVNNVPHDNKLIVTENDAISNIEGNLNQQSGNMQSDQPVNIIVEHHSEDNTQSTVANIENMQTSTVVNNQLIEIEIHVSDPTEKPSAVKGDERPCTDSTTKAESNEAGKNTEPIKVEESSLATTDKSMLETEAAMKTTGNINAVESETIKPTETVQQPAIETKSTDKFHAESPASTTEIMPNDQTMNSIDQMQNDAPLISPTDTVNIKTTEVIKVDQLPTKDTVKASSGIPTAEALLQNGSPPVSTAPILVTEKPTEPSTTEVTTVPTILTTREPITIQTTTPAPRRKNNSVRITFSYSLIVLICLVYL; this is translated from the exons GGGCGTCTCCGGAGACCCGTTGCTACTGGTGCGGGCCGCTGGCGGAGCAGGTGCACCGCAGCCGGCGCTCGGCGGCCTGCGGCGCCTCCGACCACATCACCGTGTGCGAGCCCGGCTACAACTACTGTGCGGTCGTCGCTACTTCACCAC CTCGAGTAGAGTCGCGATACTGCGTAAAAGTGTATCAGGATGAGTGCTACCCGGTCTATTGCAACTCGACCAAAACGTGGAAGATGACCTGTCCGTGCCGGGGCGACCTCTGCAATGGACCTAACACTGAGAGAGAGGACGAGGCCTTCGCTCTTCTCCCCAAACTAGTAGCCAAGACACACAATGCGCGGATCAAAAAAAGAACAGCGAATGCAGCACCACATTTGATAAAGCATGAGAGGAAAACCCGAATAATCAGCAACGAAGACGCAGTAATTCACAATATGTCTAACCTTAGTTCTAACGAGGTGAATAACGTCCCTCATGATAATAAACTTATTGTAACTGAAAATGATGCTATATCTAACATTGAAGGTAATCTGAATCAGCAATCCGGAAATATGCAGTCGGATCAACCAGTCAATATAATAGTTGAACATCACAGTGAAGACAACACTCAAAGTACTGTTGCTAACATAGAGAATATGCAGACATCTACTGTTGTCAATAATCAACTTATCGAAATTGAGATTCATGTCAGTGACCCAACAGAAAAACCGAGTGCCGTCAAAGGAGACGAGCGACCGTGCACCGACTCTACAACTAAGGCGGAATCCAACGAAGCAGGCAAAAATACAGAGCCTATAAAAGTTGAAGAATCGTCTCTAGCTACCACAGATAAAAGCATGTTAGAGACTGAGGCTGCTATGAAAACCACGGGAAATATAAATGCTGTTGAAAGCGAAACGATCAAACCAACAGAAACTGTTCAACAGCCTGCTATAGAAACAAAATCCACAGACAAATTCCATGCTGAATCACCGGCGAGCACTACagaaatcatgccaaatgatcaAACCATGAATTCTATTGATCAAATGCAAAATGATGCTCCACTTATAAGTCCAACAGATACtgttaatataaaaactacagaAGTAATTAAAGTGGATCAACTGCCAACTAAGGACACTGTGAAAGCAAGTAGTGGAATTCCTACAGCAGAAGCTCTTCTACAAAACGGGAGCCCTCCTGTGTCTACAGCTCCTATTCTAGTTACAGAAAAACCTACTGAACCTTCAACTACCGAAGTCACGACAGTCCCCACCATTTTGACCACTCGGGAACCAATAACAATACAGACAACTACACCAGCGCCCCGTCGTAAAAACAACTCGGTACGAATAACATTTAGTTACTCGCTAATAGTTCTAATTTGCTTAGTATATTTGTAG